From a region of the Paenibacillus segetis genome:
- a CDS encoding glycosyl hydrolase: protein MRFAKKGMSLFLVITLLSMIVIPGNGVSAASFTKHWAQGSMDRWVSQGIVQGYPDGSFHPNDQVNRAELVTIINKLFRYETKSEQNFSDISIGSWYYDAFSIAKQAGYYEGYPGNLAKASSSLTRQDAVTIIAKALSLESDNQNRAKSFLDASSIDSYALTAVDALGDVVRGYPDGTFRPNQTITRAELMKVLDQLVPGFFSSAGTVTGGQINNHTIINQEDIILKDTVISGNLYLAAGIGDGDITLDNVTVQGTTFISGGGEHSIKLQKANLSRVIVNRPDGKVRVLVSGTTKIDQIVVNSNSILELESGTSIGSIQMNAPASILIANGATITSLVIGSGASGTTIDGEGSITSLTVLVDGVKINGQLIPANTTVSINKGKVQPVISSGNGSVVTGSNSSSGSGGGSDNSGGGSVNASIHLVDSQATAETKSLFSYLNEIRGKNVLFGHQHDTTVSFAGKDNQGKVISDVKNSVGDYPAVFGWDTLSLDGYENPPGVSGDYEASRKGLSAAMKEAYDLGGIVTLSTHPYNPVTGGDFKDTSNTEGATQSVVTRILPGGDKNSEFKQYLDRIASFANQLKDDNGKLIPVLFRPFHEQNGGWFWWGASTTTKSEYIELYRYTVEYLRDTKGVRNFLYVYSPNGPFNGNENEYLTTYPGDYYVDILGMDQYDNKDNAGSEGFLNGLVKDLKMISKLADRKGKIATLSEYGYSAAGMKTTGNNEKEWFTKILKAIQSDSDARKIAYMLTWANFGEGNNLYVPYHNAATLGDHELLPDFINFYKDPYTAFVSEVKAQNVYHRQVTVSKKQPFMHIVSPTNIGTVTDSNTIIRAKVLNVVPTKVTYTISGSTAIEIEMTLDSDGYYSAPWTPEAGLNGKSADITVRAYGTGSSNLEQNISVFVKVGELLIKQLTFDTPDTINQIQNNGTYPDTIHMGLGHSIIDGNGKLEIGVSDGLVASDTWQELKLELTAESLTGVNLSEVKRVKFNALIPESAQNDGQNAGIRAVVQLPPDWSETGKYGMNTTYKSLSELEQVEISGIPYYKYNVDIELDNPEKSAEATGLAISFVGSGLVSQDGLSIYADDISLYSTYTAPVVDVSLVDDFESYNGSNDAVAAKYPKAGGDDVSVSLSSDHKGTGDYGMQLQYALSTAGYTGVGKSLGSVNWSEYNALHLWVATDGVNSYAEQGKPQKLVIQMNMNGVAYEAYPVLEPSSSGELLIPFDDFVVASWSSGGPVNKVNLKKVQNFNLYVNSMDNSSHTGTLYFDDIRAVYDSSLPEVPDNGGGQGTGHAPGVLYEFKSEEDIVGWKLENNTAKAQAPIYADSEQALSTLFDLTNTGKNNEGKSNEEFELVVYPSSLDLTGLDSISAQVKLSKGTAKARLFIKTGSAWDWHDSGTLLEVNSNGYATMAISLGAIPADALKDIKAIGIKIEDISNDGGTAELYLKDITLAAVTPIVKYGFETDVEGWAATSGSAATQAVYTEGGVSSNVLKVDFSWLSTDTDPWIAAAKESNLDLSAFTKLSAKVKIESAVPNVQAKLFVQVTDAWTWHATDAAISDEEGFTLFEFDLSKISAEDLKVVKKIGIQFVTPNGTEGTATGYIDEVWASK, encoded by the coding sequence GCGAAATCGTTCTTGGATGCCTCATCCATTGATTCTTATGCACTTACTGCAGTAGATGCGCTTGGTGATGTGGTAAGAGGTTATCCTGATGGGACATTCCGACCGAATCAAACGATTACAAGAGCGGAGCTGATGAAAGTACTGGATCAGCTAGTTCCAGGTTTCTTCTCATCGGCGGGAACAGTTACAGGTGGCCAGATCAATAATCATACCATTATCAATCAAGAGGATATAATTTTAAAAGATACCGTAATATCCGGGAATTTATATCTGGCAGCAGGTATTGGAGACGGGGACATAACGTTAGATAACGTAACGGTACAAGGAACAACGTTTATTTCCGGTGGTGGAGAGCATTCTATCAAACTCCAAAAAGCTAACTTGTCGAGAGTTATCGTTAATCGTCCGGACGGTAAAGTTCGTGTATTGGTCTCAGGAACAACTAAGATAGATCAGATCGTAGTGAACAGTAATTCTATACTTGAGCTGGAAAGTGGTACATCCATCGGTAGTATCCAGATGAATGCTCCAGCTTCAATACTGATCGCTAATGGTGCGACGATTACCAGCCTAGTCATCGGAAGTGGGGCAAGTGGGACAACGATTGACGGAGAGGGAAGTATCACTAGCTTAACTGTATTAGTGGACGGGGTGAAGATAAATGGACAATTAATACCCGCTAATACAACAGTGTCAATAAATAAAGGTAAGGTTCAACCAGTCATCTCATCCGGTAATGGGTCCGTGGTAACTGGTAGCAATAGTAGCAGTGGATCAGGTGGGGGATCTGATAATTCAGGTGGCGGTTCAGTGAACGCTAGCATCCATCTAGTTGATTCACAAGCCACAGCTGAGACTAAGTCATTATTTAGCTATCTAAATGAAATCCGTGGTAAAAATGTTTTGTTTGGTCACCAACATGACACGACCGTATCTTTTGCTGGTAAGGATAATCAAGGAAAAGTCATTTCAGATGTGAAAAATTCCGTTGGAGACTATCCAGCAGTGTTCGGTTGGGATACGCTCAGTCTGGATGGATATGAGAATCCACCAGGTGTATCTGGTGATTATGAAGCTAGTCGCAAAGGTCTATCAGCAGCGATGAAAGAAGCCTATGATCTTGGGGGAATTGTTACTTTAAGTACACATCCATACAACCCTGTTACTGGTGGCGATTTTAAAGATACATCAAATACTGAAGGTGCCACTCAGTCAGTTGTTACACGTATTTTGCCGGGTGGGGATAAGAACAGTGAGTTCAAACAGTATTTGGACCGCATTGCGAGCTTTGCAAACCAATTGAAGGATGATAATGGGAAGCTGATCCCTGTATTATTCCGCCCATTCCATGAACAAAATGGGGGTTGGTTCTGGTGGGGTGCTTCAACAACAACTAAAAGCGAATATATCGAGTTATACCGATATACCGTTGAGTATTTACGAGATACCAAGGGAGTTCGCAACTTTTTGTATGTGTATTCTCCAAATGGACCGTTTAATGGAAACGAGAATGAATACTTAACGACGTACCCAGGTGATTACTATGTGGATATCCTTGGAATGGATCAATATGATAACAAGGATAATGCGGGTAGTGAAGGGTTCTTGAATGGTCTTGTGAAGGATTTGAAGATGATCTCCAAGCTGGCTGATCGTAAAGGGAAAATCGCAACCTTATCCGAATACGGCTACAGCGCAGCGGGTATGAAAACAACGGGGAACAATGAAAAAGAATGGTTCACGAAGATTTTAAAAGCGATTCAAAGTGATTCTGATGCCCGAAAAATTGCCTATATGCTGACTTGGGCGAATTTCGGCGAAGGTAATAATTTATATGTGCCGTATCACAATGCAGCGACGTTAGGTGATCATGAATTACTTCCCGATTTCATTAACTTCTATAAAGATCCTTATACAGCGTTTGTAAGTGAAGTTAAAGCACAGAATGTATACCATCGTCAGGTTACGGTGTCTAAAAAACAACCATTTATGCATATCGTCTCACCGACTAATATTGGTACGGTTACAGATTCAAATACAATCATTCGAGCTAAAGTGCTGAATGTTGTACCGACTAAGGTTACGTATACCATTAGTGGCTCAACTGCAATAGAGATCGAAATGACATTAGATAGCGACGGATATTATTCAGCACCTTGGACGCCGGAGGCTGGTTTGAATGGGAAATCGGCAGATATTACAGTACGGGCTTATGGTACAGGTAGCTCTAACCTAGAACAAAATATTTCGGTGTTTGTCAAAGTTGGGGAACTATTGATCAAACAACTCACTTTTGATACTCCAGATACGATAAATCAGATTCAGAATAATGGAACCTATCCGGACACGATTCATATGGGACTAGGTCATTCCATTATCGATGGCAATGGCAAGCTGGAGATTGGGGTCTCGGACGGCTTGGTAGCAAGTGATACATGGCAAGAATTAAAGCTAGAACTTACGGCAGAATCGTTGACGGGAGTTAACTTATCAGAGGTTAAGCGTGTTAAATTCAATGCATTGATTCCAGAGTCAGCTCAGAATGATGGACAAAATGCGGGAATTCGTGCCGTGGTTCAGCTTCCTCCCGATTGGAGTGAGACCGGTAAATACGGAATGAACACGACGTATAAATCGTTGTCTGAGCTTGAGCAAGTCGAAATTTCGGGAATTCCATATTATAAATATAATGTTGACATCGAACTGGATAATCCAGAGAAATCGGCAGAAGCTACGGGGTTAGCGATTTCGTTCGTGGGTAGTGGATTAGTTTCACAAGACGGCTTATCCATTTACGCCGATGACATTAGCTTGTATAGCACTTATACAGCTCCTGTGGTTGATGTTTCACTTGTTGATGATTTCGAATCCTATAATGGAAGCAATGATGCAGTAGCCGCGAAGTATCCAAAAGCCGGTGGAGACGATGTTAGCGTTTCGTTAAGCTCGGATCATAAGGGTACCGGGGATTATGGTATGCAATTGCAATACGCTCTGAGTACTGCCGGGTATACGGGAGTAGGGAAAAGCCTAGGTTCCGTTAACTGGTCAGAATATAATGCTCTCCATTTATGGGTTGCTACAGACGGTGTGAATTCTTATGCAGAGCAAGGCAAACCGCAGAAATTGGTCATTCAAATGAACATGAACGGAGTAGCATATGAAGCTTATCCTGTATTGGAACCGTCCAGTTCAGGTGAGTTGCTTATTCCATTTGATGATTTTGTAGTGGCAAGTTGGAGCTCAGGTGGACCAGTCAATAAGGTCAATCTGAAAAAAGTGCAGAATTTTAATCTTTATGTGAATTCGATGGATAATAGTTCACATACAGGCACGTTGTATTTTGATGACATTCGCGCAGTGTATGATAGCTCCCTTCCAGAAGTTCCAGACAACGGCGGGGGACAGGGTACAGGTCATGCACCCGGTGTGTTGTATGAATTCAAGTCAGAGGAAGATATTGTAGGCTGGAAGCTCGAGAATAATACAGCCAAAGCACAAGCTCCAATTTATGCAGATTCCGAACAGGCGTTAAGTACTTTATTTGATCTAACGAATACAGGGAAGAACAACGAAGGCAAATCTAATGAAGAATTTGAATTAGTTGTGTATCCATCGAGCTTGGATTTAACAGGATTAGATAGTATCAGCGCACAAGTCAAATTGTCTAAGGGTACGGCAAAGGCTCGTTTATTCATCAAGACAGGTTCTGCTTGGGATTGGCACGATAGTGGCACTTTGTTAGAGGTTAACTCGAATGGATATGCAACAATGGCCATTTCCTTAGGAGCAATCCCAGCGGATGCGCTTAAAGATATTAAAGCCATTGGAATCAAAATCGAAGATATTTCTAATGATGGGGGGACTGCGGAGTTATATTTAAAGGATATTACTTTAGCTGCTGTTACCCCAATCGTTAAGTACGGATTTGAGACTGATGTAGAAGGATGGGCAGCAACTTCGGGATCCGCAGCAACACAAGCTGTATATACAGAAGGCGGGGTATCGTCCAATGTGTTAAAAGTAGACTTCTCCTGGCTATCTACTGATACAGATCCTTGGATTGCTGCTGCCAAAGAGTCTAATCTTGATCTTAGTGCCTTCACTAAACTTAGTGCAAAGGTAAAGATTGAATCAGCTGTGCCTAATGTTCAGGCTAAGCTGTTTGTTCAAGTGACGGATGCTTGGACTTGGCATGCTACTGACGCAGCTATTTCGGATGAAGAAGGATTTACGCTTTTTGAATTTGACCTATCAAAAATTTCGGCAGAAGATCTAAAAGTTGTCAAAAAGATAGGTATTCAGTTTGTTACTCCTAACGGAACTGAAGGAACCGCGACGGGGTATATTGATGAAGTGTGGGCCTCTAAGTAA